The Gammaproteobacteria bacterium nucleotide sequence GGTTCGCTGACCGCCACGCCTGGGCTCACGATCAGTTGTCCGTAGCCGGTGAAGTTCGCCGCATCGAAATCGCCGCAATAGACGGGTGCATCCGGATACGCCGCTTCGAAACGTTCGAGCAGCGGCGGCACCTGACGCGAGTCGGCCACGGCGAACGCCACCCCCTGCCCGGCCAGATAGCGGGCCACCGACAGTCCGGTCTCTCCGAGACCGATGATGAGGGTGTTGATCGCGTGCGTCATGTCGAGTGCCGTCGCCGTCATCGCGTCACCGCAGTTTCAATGTCGCCAGGCCGAGCAGAACCAGGATCACCGTCACGATCCAGAACCGTACGATGACCCTGGGCTCGGGCCAGCCCTTGAGTTCGAAGTGGTGATGCAGGGGCGCCATGCGGAATATGCGCCGTCCGGTCAGCTTGAAGGAGGCGACCTGCAGGATGACCGAGACGGTTTCCATCACGAACACCCCGCCCATGATCAGCAGCACCAGTTCCTGGCGCACCACCACGGCGACCACGCCGAGCGCGGCGCCCAGCGCCAGCGCCCCGACATCGCCCATGAAGACCTGGGCCGGATAGGTGTTGAACCACAGAAAACCCAGCCCGGCACCTACCAGCGCACTGCAGAACACCACCACCTCACCCACGCCGGGGACATAGGGAATGCCGAGGTAATGGGCGTAATTGAAGTTGCCGGTGGCGTAGGCGAACACGCCCAGAGCGGCCGCCACCATGACGGTGGGCATGATGGCCAGGCCGTCCAGGCCATCGGTCAGGTTCACCGCATTGCTCGAACCGACGATCACGAAATAGGTCAGCACGATGTATCCCCAGCCGAGCGGCAGCAGCACGTGCTTGAAAAACGGCACGATCAGCACCGTCTCCGCGGGCACCTGCGCTGTCGCATAAAGAATGAGCGCCGCCGCCAGGGCGATCACCGATTGCCAGAAATATTTGGCACGCGCCGACAGGCCCCGCGAGTTGCCATAGCGCAGTTTGAGATAGTCGTCCACGCCGCCGACGAGCCCGAACAACAGGGTCACGCCGAACACGATCCATACGAAACGGTTCGCGAGGTCGGACCACAGCAGGGTGCTGATGGCCACCGCGATCAGGATCAGGGCACCGCCCATGGTCGGCGTGCCTGCCTTGGAAAGATGCGTTTGCGGCCCGTCGGTACGAATCTGCTGTCCGATCTTGTAGCGGGTCAGGCGGCGGATCATGCCCGGTCCGACGATAAAGGCGATCACCAGCGCGGTCAGGACGCCGAGAATCGCCCGCAATGTCAGATACTGAAAGACATTGAAGGCTCGGTAGTAATGGCCGAGATAGTCGAACAGGCTAAGCAGCATGGTTACGCCCCTGATGGGTTTCTTTGGTGCGTCCCAGCAATGCCTCCACCACCTGTTCCATGCGCATGCTGCGCGAGCCCTTGACCAGCAAGGCCTCACCGGGGGCAAGCTCCACCTGCAACGCCTCGATCAGTTGCCGGATGTCATCGAAATGTCTGGCGCCGGACCCGAAGGCCTCCACCGCATGGCGGCTGAGGGGACCGACTGCATACAAGCGTTCAATGCCTGACTCGCGCGCCGTCTGGCCGACGCGCTGGTGCAGCTGCTCGCCGGCATCACCCAATTCGGCCATATCCCCCAGCGCCAGGGTACGCGGCCCCGACAGCGCAGCCAGATACTGGATGGCGGCCTGGACCGAGGCGGGATTGGCGTTATAGCTGTCGTCGATCAGCCGCAGGCCGCCGGGCCCGGCCAGCACCTCCAGTCTGCCGTGCACACTGGTCAGGCCGGACAATCCCGTGCGGACGTTCTCGATCGTGGCGTCCACCGCCAGGGTGGCCGCAGATGCCGCAAGCGCGTTCATGGCGTTGTGCCGTCCCGGCAAGGGCAGGCGCACCTCGCAGCCGCCCTGCGCCGTCTCGATATGCAAGGGCATACCGTCTCCCGCCCAGGCGGCATGCACGTCGGCCGGCCGCGTCAGCCCGAAGCGCACGATCCTGCGGCCCCGGTTCTGCGCCAGCCATTGCTCGGCATAGGCGTCGTCCGCGTTGATGACCGCCACGCCGTCGCGCGTCAGCCCCTGGAAGATCTCGCCCTTGGCTCGCGCGACGCCGGCCACATCGCCGAACCCCTCGAGATGAGCGGGTCCGGCATTGGTGATCAGCGCCACGTCCGGCCGTGCGATACGGGTCAGATAGGCGATCTCGCCGAAATGGTTGGCGCCCATTTCCAGCACCACGTAGTCGTGGAACGGCCGCGCCTCGAGCAGGGTCAGCGGCATGCCGATGTCGTTGTTGAGATTGCCGGCGGTCACCAGCACCCGACCGCGCGTGGCCAGAATAGCGCCGATCATTTCCTTGACCGTGGTCTTGCCGTTGCTACCGGTAAGCGCAATCACCGGCATATGCAGCCGGCTGCGCCAGCCCGCGGCCAGACGCCCCAGACCGAGACGGGTGTCGTCAACGACGATTTGCGGCAGATCGGTCTCCACGCGCCGGGCGACCAATACGGCGGCGGCCTGCAGGCCGCCGTCGATGAAGTCGTGGGCATCAAAACGATCCCCGTGCAGCGCGATGAACAATTGGTGCACCTCGCAACGCCGGCTGTCGGTGGACACGCCGTCGACAGGCACGTCGGCACCCACCAGCTCACCCTGTGCGAGCGCCGCGATCTCGGCGGTGGTGAGCCAGCTCATGCGGAGACCTCCAGACACGCACTCACTTGCTCGCGGTCGCTGAACGGCCGTCGCGTCGCACCGTATTGCTGATAAATCTCGTGCCCCTTGCCGGCCACCAGCACCACATCGCCAGCGCCTGCGTCCGCAACGGCCCGGGCGATCGCCATAGCCCGGTCGTGCTCAACCTCAACGGGCGTATCGCCCGTGATGCCCGCCAGGATCTCGTCCACGATGAGCTGGGGGGATTCATGGCGTGGATTGTCGTCGGTGACGATTACCGCATCGGCCAGCCTGGCTGCGACGGCGCCCATCTCGGCCCGCTTGCCGCGATCCCGGTCACCGCCGCAGCCGAACACGCAAATCAGGCGCCCCTCGGCCAGCGGGCGCAGGCTTTCCAGCACCGCGGCCAATGCACCCGGCGTGTGGGCGTAGTCCACCACCACCAGTGGCTGGCCCGCCCCGCCACCGAAGGCCTCCATGCGTCCCGGAATGCTGCGCGTGTGCGACAGGCGCTCCAGGGCGTCATTGAGCTCGACCCCCAGCGCCAGCAGGGTCGACAGCACCGCCAGCAGGTTGTAGACGTTGAAGCGTCCCAGCAGCGGCGCCTGAAATTCGCCAGTGCCCCAGGGCGTCTCCACGCGGCCGCTGAATCCCTGAGGGCCGTAGAGAATATCCACGGCACGCACGGCGTTATCGCCGGCGGATGCTTCCAATCCGTAACCCACGCGGTCCACCTGACCGTCGAGCTCCGAATACAGGGCACGCCCGAAGGCATCGTCGAGATTCAATACGGCATGACGCAGCCCCGGCCAGTGGAACAGCCGGCGCTTGGCATCGGCATAGGCGGCATGGCTGCCGTGATAGTCGAGGTGATCGCGAGTCAGGTTGCTGAGCAGGGCGATGTCGAAATCCACCCCGCTGACGCGCCCCTGTTCGAGGGCATGCGAGGAAACCTCCATGCTGGTCCAGCGCGCTCCCCGGTCGACAAACCGGCGCAGTTCATGATGGACGCGCACCGCATCGGGCGTGGTATGCGTTCCGGATTCCAACTCGCCGTAAAGACCGTACCCCAGGGTACCGATCACGCCGCAGCGCGCCCGCTCGAGATCCAGTGCCTGGGCCAGAAAATGACTGATGGACGACTTGCCGTCGGTACCCGTGATGCCGATGACGGTCATCGCCCGCGAGGGATGCTCGAAAAACCGGTCCGCGATCTCACCCACCCGCTGACCGAGCCCCGGTACCGCGATCACGGGAATGTCGGCGGGCAGCGGCTGCAATCCGTCCACGGCCTCGTACACGATGGCGGCGGCACCGCGCTGAATCGCCTCGGCGGCGAACGTCAGGCCGTGGGCATGTAATCCCTGACAGGCCAGGAAAACGTAACCC carries:
- the mraY gene encoding phospho-N-acetylmuramoyl-pentapeptide-transferase, encoding MLLSLFDYLGHYYRAFNVFQYLTLRAILGVLTALVIAFIVGPGMIRRLTRYKIGQQIRTDGPQTHLSKAGTPTMGGALILIAVAISTLLWSDLANRFVWIVFGVTLLFGLVGGVDDYLKLRYGNSRGLSARAKYFWQSVIALAAALILYATAQVPAETVLIVPFFKHVLLPLGWGYIVLTYFVIVGSSNAVNLTDGLDGLAIMPTVMVAAALGVFAYATGNFNYAHYLGIPYVPGVGEVVVFCSALVGAGLGFLWFNTYPAQVFMGDVGALALGAALGVVAVVVRQELVLLIMGGVFVMETVSVILQVASFKLTGRRIFRMAPLHHHFELKGWPEPRVIVRFWIVTVILVLLGLATLKLR
- the murF gene encoding UDP-N-acetylmuramoyl-tripeptide--D-alanyl-D-alanine ligase — protein: MSWLTTAEIAALAQGELVGADVPVDGVSTDSRRCEVHQLFIALHGDRFDAHDFIDGGLQAAAVLVARRVETDLPQIVVDDTRLGLGRLAAGWRSRLHMPVIALTGSNGKTTVKEMIGAILATRGRVLVTAGNLNNDIGMPLTLLEARPFHDYVVLEMGANHFGEIAYLTRIARPDVALITNAGPAHLEGFGDVAGVARAKGEIFQGLTRDGVAVINADDAYAEQWLAQNRGRRIVRFGLTRPADVHAAWAGDGMPLHIETAQGGCEVRLPLPGRHNAMNALAASAATLAVDATIENVRTGLSGLTSVHGRLEVLAGPGGLRLIDDSYNANPASVQAAIQYLAALSGPRTLALGDMAELGDAGEQLHQRVGQTARESGIERLYAVGPLSRHAVEAFGSGARHFDDIRQLIEALQVELAPGEALLVKGSRSMRMEQVVEALLGRTKETHQGRNHAA
- a CDS encoding UDP-N-acetylmuramoyl-L-alanyl-D-glutamate--2,6-diaminopimelate ligase, with product MAARRTTRPVHTLAALLRGVASVESRYQDVAVAGLALDSRGVEPGYVFLACQGLHAHGLTFAAEAIQRGAAAIVYEAVDGLQPLPADIPVIAVPGLGQRVGEIADRFFEHPSRAMTVIGITGTDGKSSISHFLAQALDLERARCGVIGTLGYGLYGELESGTHTTPDAVRVHHELRRFVDRGARWTSMEVSSHALEQGRVSGVDFDIALLSNLTRDHLDYHGSHAAYADAKRRLFHWPGLRHAVLNLDDAFGRALYSELDGQVDRVGYGLEASAGDNAVRAVDILYGPQGFSGRVETPWGTGEFQAPLLGRFNVYNLLAVLSTLLALGVELNDALERLSHTRSIPGRMEAFGGGAGQPLVVVDYAHTPGALAAVLESLRPLAEGRLICVFGCGGDRDRGKRAEMGAVAARLADAVIVTDDNPRHESPQLIVDEILAGITGDTPVEVEHDRAMAIARAVADAGAGDVVLVAGKGHEIYQQYGATRRPFSDREQVSACLEVSA